A DNA window from Proteiniborus ethanoligenes contains the following coding sequences:
- a CDS encoding MetQ/NlpA family ABC transporter substrate-binding protein, producing the protein MKKYLNVLLVIVLLTSVIITGCQPKTGNDKVIIVGATPEPHGEMLNLIKEDLEKEGYELQIIEFTDYVKPNFAVAQKELDANFFQHLPYLLEFNEKNKLDLVSLGNVHIEPMGLYSNKFSDINELKDGATIAIPNDTVNGGRALNLLEDKGFIKLKEGVGLNATENDIVENPKNLIIKPLEAALLPRTLDEVDAALINGNYAIQANLSAAKDAILLERSDSPFANIVAVRKGEESSPKLKALLKALQSEKIKAFIQEKYEGGVIPSF; encoded by the coding sequence ATGAAAAAATATTTGAATGTTTTATTAGTAATTGTCTTATTAACATCGGTAATAATCACAGGCTGTCAGCCTAAGACAGGTAATGATAAGGTTATAATAGTAGGTGCTACTCCAGAACCCCATGGTGAAATGCTAAATCTAATAAAAGAAGATTTAGAAAAAGAAGGCTATGAACTTCAAATAATTGAATTTACTGACTATGTAAAGCCAAACTTTGCTGTGGCTCAAAAAGAACTAGATGCAAACTTCTTTCAACATTTACCATACTTACTTGAATTTAATGAAAAAAATAAGCTTGATTTAGTTTCATTGGGGAATGTTCACATAGAACCTATGGGACTATATTCAAATAAATTTAGTGATATAAATGAATTAAAGGATGGAGCAACAATAGCTATTCCAAACGATACAGTTAACGGTGGAAGGGCTCTTAATCTTCTTGAGGATAAAGGCTTTATTAAGTTAAAAGAAGGCGTAGGACTAAATGCTACTGAAAATGATATAGTTGAAAATCCTAAAAACCTTATAATCAAACCTCTTGAAGCTGCACTTCTACCTAGAACACTAGATGAAGTAGATGCTGCTTTAATCAACGGAAACTATGCTATACAAGCTAATTTATCTGCTGCCAAAGATGCTATTCTTCTGGAAAGATCTGATTCACCTTTTGCTAATATAGTTGCAGTAAGAAAAGGAGAAGAAAGTAGTCCTAAGCTTAAAGCTCTATTAAAAGCTCTTCAATCTGAAAAGATTAAAGCATTCATCCAAGAAAAATATGAAGGCGGAGTTATACCATCATTTTAA
- a CDS encoding spore coat protein — translation MQERDIVNDVLSMTKASMQCYGTAISECSNQQLRSALQKLRDEAEQFQYQLYQIAEQKGYYTPAQNANQQDISQVKNQLNQG, via the coding sequence TTGCAAGAAAGAGATATAGTAAATGATGTATTATCAATGACAAAGGCTAGTATGCAATGTTATGGCACTGCTATAAGTGAATGTTCAAATCAACAGCTTAGAAGCGCTTTACAAAAGCTAAGGGACGAAGCAGAGCAATTTCAATATCAATTGTATCAAATAGCAGAGCAAAAAGGTTATTATACGCCTGCACAAAATGCTAACCAACAAGATATATCTCAAGTAAAAAATCAGCTTAATCAAGGATAG
- a CDS encoding dihydroorotate dehydrogenase translates to MLSVNICDVELKNPVIAASGTFGFGKEYSGFFDVSKLGGICTKGLTIHKKEGNKGIRLYETTGGLINSIGLQNPGIDNFISNELPFMNELDTGIIANLGGGSIEEYIEGIYKLNETNVDFIELNISCPNVKAGGMAFGIKSSVAYKVVLEVCKLSKKPIIVKLSPNAEDIVDMAIKCCEAGAGAISLVNTFKAMAIDIYNKKPVFDNVFAGLSGPAIKPIALRMVYEVSNAVEVPVIGIGGIMDWKDAIEFIMAGAAAVQVGTANFIKPDISLDIIQGIEAFLKAEGIKSINEIKGIARR, encoded by the coding sequence ATGCTTAGTGTGAACATATGTGATGTGGAATTAAAGAATCCTGTTATAGCAGCATCTGGTACTTTTGGATTTGGGAAGGAATATTCCGGATTTTTTGATGTCTCTAAGCTAGGTGGTATATGTACTAAGGGCTTAACAATACATAAAAAAGAAGGCAATAAAGGTATTAGGCTTTATGAAACAACTGGCGGTTTAATAAATAGTATAGGGCTTCAAAATCCAGGCATAGATAATTTTATATCTAATGAACTACCTTTTATGAATGAGCTTGATACAGGTATTATTGCTAATCTTGGCGGAGGAAGTATAGAAGAATACATTGAAGGGATATATAAACTAAATGAAACTAATGTAGATTTTATAGAGCTAAATATATCTTGTCCTAATGTAAAAGCAGGGGGAATGGCTTTTGGTATAAAATCTAGTGTTGCATATAAAGTTGTGTTAGAAGTATGTAAACTTTCTAAAAAGCCTATTATTGTAAAACTTTCCCCAAATGCAGAAGATATTGTAGACATGGCCATAAAATGCTGTGAAGCAGGAGCAGGGGCAATATCATTAGTAAATACTTTTAAGGCCATGGCTATAGATATATACAACAAAAAACCAGTATTTGATAATGTGTTTGCTGGATTATCTGGTCCAGCTATAAAACCTATAGCACTAAGAATGGTTTATGAAGTATCAAATGCAGTAGAGGTTCCTGTAATTGGGATTGGTGGAATAATGGATTGGAAAGATGCTATAGAATTTATAATGGCAGGTGCAGCTGCTGTTCAAGTAGGTACTGCAAATTTTATTAAGCCTGATATATCCTTAGACATTATTCAAGGAATAGAAGCTTTTTTAAAAGCAGAGGGAATCAAATCAATAAATGAAATAAAAGGAATAGCAAGGAGGTAG
- a CDS encoding dihydroorotase: MELLIKGARIIDWRQDITSDVYIKNGTIQDIGNNIQVDCKIIEAKGLALLPSFVDMHCHFREPGFEYKEDLLSGNLAAVRGGYTAVNLMANTNPVCSNMEVVNYVLNRAKEIGLIDVHQSVSITNGFDGHSIYHLDNIDESVKIISDDGNGVENNRVMLQAMLKAVEKNLIIMSHAEDRELSLYDTALSENISTIRDIELANYTKARLHMAHVSTKEALQYIIDGKRKGINITCEVAPHHIALDNSTEYKVNPPLRNKEDVNFLIEGIKQGWVDVIATDHAPHSALDKEKGLPGISGLETAFSVCFTKLVKEKHISLNKLSELMSKNPANIMRLNKGQIKKGYDGDLVIVDLEKMYHIDISKFASKGKNTPFDKSKVWGSIEATIKAGEIIYSREGLYDS, from the coding sequence ATGGAGCTATTAATAAAAGGTGCTAGAATAATAGATTGGCGCCAAGATATTACATCAGATGTGTATATAAAAAACGGTACTATTCAAGATATAGGCAATAATATACAGGTGGATTGTAAAATTATTGAGGCTAAGGGTTTGGCCCTTCTCCCTTCCTTTGTAGATATGCATTGCCATTTTAGAGAACCAGGTTTTGAGTATAAGGAGGATTTACTGTCAGGAAACCTTGCTGCAGTTAGAGGCGGATACACAGCAGTTAATCTTATGGCAAATACAAATCCAGTATGTAGTAATATGGAAGTAGTTAACTATGTACTAAATAGAGCTAAAGAAATTGGATTAATTGATGTACATCAATCTGTTTCTATAACTAATGGATTTGATGGACATAGTATTTATCATCTTGACAATATAGATGAGTCAGTAAAAATCATATCTGACGATGGAAATGGAGTAGAAAACAATAGAGTAATGCTTCAAGCCATGTTAAAGGCAGTGGAAAAAAACCTTATTATAATGTCACATGCAGAGGATAGAGAATTAAGCCTATATGATACTGCATTATCAGAAAACATATCTACGATTAGAGATATTGAGCTAGCAAATTATACTAAAGCCAGACTTCATATGGCTCATGTAAGTACAAAAGAGGCTTTACAATATATTATTGACGGAAAAAGGAAAGGAATAAATATAACCTGTGAAGTTGCTCCCCATCATATTGCTCTAGATAATAGTACAGAGTATAAAGTTAATCCTCCCTTAAGAAATAAAGAGGATGTAAATTTTCTAATAGAAGGTATAAAGCAGGGGTGGGTAGATGTAATAGCCACAGATCATGCACCTCATAGTGCTTTAGATAAGGAAAAAGGCTTACCAGGGATATCAGGACTAGAAACTGCTTTTTCAGTATGTTTTACCAAGCTTGTAAAAGAAAAACATATTTCACTTAATAAGCTGTCAGAGCTAATGTCTAAAAATCCTGCTAATATAATGAGATTAAACAAAGGTCAAATAAAAAAAGGTTATGATGGAGATTTAGTAATAGTAGACTTAGAAAAAATGTACCATATAGATATATCTAAATTTGCATCTAAGGGTAAAAATACCCCTTTTGACAAAAGTAAAGTTTGGGGTAGTATAGAAGCTACTATAAAAGCAGGGGAAATTATATATTCAAGGGAGGGATTATATGATAGTTGA
- the pyrF gene encoding orotidine-5'-phosphate decarboxylase, with translation MIVDKLYESVRKKSVVCVGLDTAIEYVPKSFQEKYFAISDTIFEFNRRIIDATYDIAACFKLQIAYYEALGIEGLIAYKRTIQYIREKKCIVVADIKRGDISKTAEMYAKAHFEGDFESDFITLNPYMGMDSITPYLSYVREKEKGLFILIRTSNEGAHDIQYIKDSNDKPVYKLVGDKIENLANDYIGKCGYSSVGGVAGCTHVDEAKDIRKDLSNMFFLIPGYGAQGGKAKDVARYLKNGNGGIVNSSRGILLAYKKHDNDDNFDVYAREEVLFMREDINNAVKAYEG, from the coding sequence ATGATAGTTGATAAATTATATGAATCAGTAAGGAAAAAAAGTGTTGTATGTGTAGGATTAGACACAGCAATTGAATATGTACCAAAAAGTTTTCAGGAGAAGTATTTCGCAATATCAGATACAATATTTGAATTTAATAGAAGAATTATAGATGCTACCTATGATATAGCAGCTTGCTTTAAGCTACAAATCGCATATTACGAAGCTTTAGGAATAGAGGGACTTATAGCTTATAAAAGGACAATTCAATATATTAGGGAGAAAAAATGTATTGTGGTAGCAGATATAAAAAGAGGAGATATTTCAAAAACGGCTGAAATGTATGCAAAGGCTCATTTTGAAGGAGACTTTGAAAGTGACTTTATTACACTAAATCCTTATATGGGAATGGATAGCATAACACCTTATTTAAGCTATGTTAGAGAAAAAGAGAAAGGATTATTTATACTTATTAGAACCTCTAACGAAGGAGCTCATGATATTCAATATATTAAAGATTCAAATGATAAACCTGTATACAAACTTGTAGGAGATAAAATAGAAAACCTAGCAAATGATTACATTGGTAAATGTGGATATAGCTCTGTAGGTGGAGTTGCAGGGTGTACCCATGTAGATGAAGCTAAGGATATTAGGAAAGATTTAAGTAATATGTTTTTCCTTATTCCTGGATATGGTGCACAAGGAGGAAAGGCTAAGGATGTTGCTAGATATTTGAAAAATGGGAATGGAGGAATAGTTAATTCATCAAGAGGTATTCTGCTCGCTTATAAAAAACATGATAATGATGATAATTTTGATGTCTATGCTAGAGAAGAAGTATTATTCATGAGGGAGGACATTAATAATGCAGTCAAAGCATATGAAGGCTAA
- a CDS encoding aspartate carbamoyltransferase regulatory subunit → MVMINNIKKGIVIDHIEAGQGIKIFNYLGLDKADYTVAFIKNAPSKKFGKKDMIKIENVIDFDLTVLGFIDSNITINIIENEVIIEKLKPKLPLKVEDVMKCKNPRCVTSIERNIVHSFILVDEKNGHYRCEYCDEIYHFLEV, encoded by the coding sequence ATGGTTATGATAAATAATATTAAAAAAGGAATAGTAATTGATCACATTGAAGCAGGTCAAGGAATAAAGATATTTAACTATTTAGGTTTAGATAAGGCAGACTATACAGTAGCTTTTATAAAAAATGCACCTAGTAAAAAATTTGGGAAGAAGGATATGATCAAGATAGAGAATGTAATTGACTTCGATTTAACAGTGCTTGGTTTTATTGACTCTAATATTACAATAAATATTATTGAAAATGAAGTTATTATAGAAAAGTTAAAACCAAAACTTCCTCTTAAAGTAGAAGATGTAATGAAATGCAAAAACCCTAGATGTGTAACTTCAATAGAGAGAAATATAGTTCATTCATTTATACTAGTAGACGAAAAGAATGGACACTATAGATGCGAATATTGTGATGAGATATATCATTTTCTAGAGGTGTAA
- the ppsA gene encoding phosphoenolpyruvate synthase, giving the protein MGKYNYIVWFNETNKEDIPIVGGKGANLGELTIKGVNVPPGFCVTASAYTDFISKSKLEKEIVKILEDLDVEDSSELQLRSAGIRSLIIKAGIPIEIEKEIIKAYKEFSKRINMDNPQVAIRSSATAEDLPEASFAGQQDTYLHISGIEEILRHIKRCWASLWTSRAIYYRHHQGFKHQDVALSVVVQKMVNSKISGVMFTANPVNSDLNQIMINASWGLGEAVVSGIVTPDEFILDKKTLDIVEKNIAEKNLMVIKNSNDVGTLEVKVEEYLGYDKVNKPCLNDLEVSNLGRNGLIIEDIYKSAQDIEWALDADTEELYILQARPITTLKKESADMNIEQNNELVTLVRGLPASPGISSGKVRNIKDITEIDRVEDGDILVTVMTNPDMVPAMRRAAAVVTDEGGRTCHAAIVSRELGIPCIVGAKKASEELTEGMEITVDATRGVVYKGTVLQEKQKKEEKVTTTVGINEELIHQLAPITATKIYMNLGEPEMIQRYKSLPFDGIGLMRTEFIFTNLVGAHPMYLLKTGQGQLLIDKMSEGITKVAQEIYPRPIVVRLSDFRTNEFRGLKGGDEVEPIEANPMIGWRGVSRYISPEYEEGFRLECRAIRKVREEYGLTNVYVMLPFVRTTWELKKVKEIMAEEGLEQGRNFKLWIMAEVPSVVFEAEEFAQMVDGFSIGSNDLTQLTMGADRDSGILNNMGYFDERNEAVKRAISILIKAAHKYGKTISICGQGPSQYPEFAEFLVQEGIDSMSVNPDTVSYTRRLVASVEQKIMLNKLRSL; this is encoded by the coding sequence ATTTTGTGTAACAGCTTCTGCCTATACAGATTTTATTAGTAAATCAAAATTAGAAAAGGAAATAGTAAAGATATTAGAGGATTTAGACGTTGAAGATTCTTCAGAATTGCAATTAAGAAGCGCAGGCATAAGGAGCTTAATCATTAAAGCTGGTATACCCATTGAAATAGAGAAAGAAATAATCAAGGCATATAAGGAGTTTAGTAAAAGAATAAACATGGACAATCCTCAGGTAGCTATTAGAAGTTCAGCTACAGCAGAAGATTTACCAGAGGCTTCTTTTGCTGGACAACAAGATACATATCTTCATATAAGTGGAATAGAAGAAATACTAAGGCATATAAAAAGGTGCTGGGCATCCCTTTGGACTTCAAGGGCTATTTATTACAGACATCATCAAGGCTTCAAGCATCAAGATGTAGCATTAAGTGTTGTAGTTCAAAAAATGGTAAATAGTAAAATATCTGGAGTTATGTTTACAGCAAATCCTGTGAATAGCGACTTAAATCAAATTATGATTAATGCAAGTTGGGGGCTTGGAGAAGCTGTAGTTTCAGGAATAGTAACACCAGATGAATTTATCCTTGATAAAAAAACCTTAGATATTGTTGAGAAGAATATTGCTGAAAAAAATCTGATGGTAATTAAAAATTCAAATGATGTAGGAACTCTTGAGGTAAAAGTTGAGGAATATTTAGGATATGACAAAGTAAACAAGCCTTGTTTAAATGATTTAGAAGTATCAAATTTAGGTAGAAATGGACTTATAATTGAAGATATTTATAAATCGGCTCAGGATATAGAATGGGCATTAGATGCTGATACGGAAGAATTATATATTTTACAAGCAAGACCTATTACTACTTTGAAAAAGGAGAGTGCAGATATGAATATTGAACAAAATAATGAATTAGTAACCTTAGTAAGAGGTTTACCTGCATCCCCAGGAATAAGTAGCGGTAAAGTAAGGAACATTAAAGATATTACTGAAATTGATAGAGTAGAGGATGGAGATATACTAGTAACAGTAATGACAAATCCAGATATGGTTCCAGCCATGAGAAGAGCAGCTGCAGTAGTTACTGATGAGGGCGGAAGAACATGTCATGCAGCTATTGTTTCAAGAGAGCTAGGTATACCATGTATAGTAGGTGCAAAAAAAGCAAGCGAAGAGCTTACAGAGGGAATGGAAATAACTGTAGATGCTACTAGAGGAGTAGTATATAAAGGAACAGTACTTCAAGAAAAGCAAAAAAAAGAAGAAAAAGTGACTACAACAGTAGGTATAAATGAAGAATTAATACATCAATTAGCACCAATTACAGCAACAAAGATATACATGAACTTAGGCGAGCCAGAAATGATACAAAGATATAAAAGCCTTCCTTTTGATGGTATAGGCTTAATGAGAACAGAGTTCATTTTCACAAATCTAGTAGGAGCACATCCTATGTATCTATTAAAAACTGGTCAAGGGCAACTACTTATAGATAAAATGTCAGAAGGAATTACAAAAGTAGCTCAAGAAATATACCCAAGACCTATAGTAGTTAGACTAAGTGATTTTAGAACAAACGAATTTAGAGGATTAAAGGGTGGAGATGAAGTAGAGCCAATAGAAGCTAATCCAATGATAGGTTGGAGAGGTGTATCTAGATATATTTCACCAGAATACGAAGAAGGCTTTAGGCTTGAATGTAGAGCTATAAGAAAAGTAAGAGAAGAATATGGACTTACAAATGTATACGTAATGCTTCCATTTGTGAGAACCACATGGGAATTAAAAAAGGTTAAGGAAATAATGGCTGAAGAGGGGCTAGAACAAGGCAGAAACTTTAAGCTATGGATAATGGCAGAGGTACCATCTGTAGTATTTGAAGCAGAAGAATTTGCACAAATGGTAGATGGATTTAGTATAGGAAGTAATGACTTAACTCAGCTTACAATGGGGGCTGATAGAGACTCAGGTATCCTAAACAACATGGGATATTTTGATGAAAGAAATGAAGCAGTTAAAAGAGCGATATCCATATTAATAAAAGCTGCTCATAAATATGGAAAGACTATATCCATATGCGGACAAGGCCCATCCCAATACCCAGAATTTGCAGAGTTTCTAGTTCAAGAGGGAATAGACAGCATGAGTGTAAATCCAGACACGGTTTCCTACACAAGAAGACTTGTAGCATCAGTTGAACAAAAAATTATGTTAAATAAGTTGAGAAGCTTATAA
- the pyrB gene encoding aspartate carbamoyltransferase, whose product MLKGRHLIDPMDFAIEELEEIFELADEIIKNPEKYCHLCHGKILATMFFEPSTRTRLSFEAAMLRLGGRVLGFSEPNSSSVAKGESIADTIRTVGCYTDIAVIRHPKEGAPKLASMYSNIPLINAGDGGHHHPTQTLTDLLTIRSVKKSLSNLTIGLCGDLKFGRTVHSLIKAMSRYENNKFILISPQELRIPEYIRKEILQKNKIPFIETEKIEEHMSGLDILYMTRVQKERFFNEEDYVRLKDSYILDVEKMKLAKSNMVVLHPLPRVNEISHEIDKDPRAFYFNQAKYGMYVRMALILKLLGVVDNGYDK is encoded by the coding sequence ATGCTAAAAGGAAGACATTTAATTGACCCCATGGATTTTGCGATTGAAGAACTAGAAGAAATATTTGAATTGGCAGACGAAATAATAAAAAATCCAGAGAAATATTGTCATTTATGCCATGGGAAAATACTGGCCACAATGTTTTTTGAACCAAGTACTAGAACTAGATTGAGTTTTGAAGCCGCCATGCTAAGACTTGGTGGAAGGGTGCTAGGGTTTTCAGAGCCTAACTCAAGTTCAGTTGCAAAAGGAGAAAGTATTGCAGACACCATCAGAACAGTTGGTTGCTATACTGATATAGCAGTTATAAGGCATCCAAAAGAAGGAGCACCAAAACTTGCATCAATGTATTCTAACATTCCATTAATCAATGCAGGTGATGGAGGACACCATCATCCCACTCAAACATTAACAGATCTTTTAACCATCAGAAGCGTTAAAAAAAGTCTTTCAAATTTAACCATAGGCCTATGTGGAGATCTTAAATTTGGTAGGACAGTCCATTCTTTGATAAAAGCAATGTCTAGATACGAAAACAATAAGTTCATTTTGATTTCCCCACAAGAATTACGCATACCAGAATATATAAGAAAAGAAATCCTACAAAAAAACAAAATCCCTTTTATAGAAACAGAAAAAATTGAAGAGCATATGTCGGGACTGGATATACTCTATATGACAAGAGTACAGAAAGAGCGATTTTTTAATGAAGAAGACTATGTGAGACTAAAAGATAGCTACATTTTAGATGTGGAGAAAATGAAGCTAGCAAAGTCAAACATGGTTGTTTTGCATCCTCTTCCAAGAGTTAATGAAATCTCCCATGAGATTGATAAGGATCCTAGAGCTTTCTATTTTAATCAAGCAAAGTACGGTATGTATGTAAGGATGGCTTTAATATTAAAACTATTGGGGGTGGTAGATAATGGTTATGATAAATAA
- a CDS encoding dihydroorotate dehydrogenase electron transfer subunit encodes MQSKHMKAKILENKEIAQSIFKLIIKGKFEGKSGQFYMLRSWNREPLLSRPISIHNIDENKIEFLYEIRGKGTEIFSNLEKDDYIELLGPLGNGFDIDNIKGRVAIVTGGIGIAPMYYVAKSLNGCVIDFYAGFRDIAYLIDDINKIANRVYISTDTGSYGYKGFITEIFDSINYDIILCCGPNIMMDKVVKTCLDNNKKIYISKENYMACGIGACLGCTCSTSNGMKTVCKDGPVFSGEEVMNYA; translated from the coding sequence ATGCAGTCAAAGCATATGAAGGCTAAAATTCTTGAAAACAAAGAAATAGCACAAAGTATTTTTAAGCTAATAATTAAAGGTAAGTTTGAGGGAAAGTCAGGACAATTTTATATGTTGCGTAGTTGGAATAGAGAACCTTTATTATCTAGACCTATTAGTATTCATAACATAGATGAAAATAAGATAGAATTTCTTTATGAAATAAGGGGAAAAGGAACAGAAATATTTAGTAATTTAGAGAAAGATGATTATATTGAGCTTTTAGGGCCTTTAGGTAATGGGTTTGATATAGATAATATTAAAGGCAGAGTAGCTATCGTTACTGGCGGGATTGGCATAGCTCCAATGTATTATGTAGCAAAATCCCTCAATGGTTGCGTAATTGACTTCTATGCAGGCTTTAGAGACATAGCGTATCTAATTGATGATATTAATAAAATAGCAAATAGAGTATATATATCTACAGATACAGGAAGCTATGGTTATAAAGGATTTATTACAGAAATATTTGATTCAATTAATTATGATATTATACTTTGTTGTGGTCCTAACATTATGATGGATAAGGTTGTGAAGACTTGTTTAGATAACAATAAAAAAATATATATTTCTAAGGAAAATTACATGGCCTGTGGAATAGGAGCATGCTTAGGCTGTACATGTAGTACAAGCAATGGAATGAAAACAGTGTGTAAAGATGGACCAGTTTTTAGCGGTGAGGAAGTGATGAACTATGCTTAG
- a CDS encoding methionine ABC transporter permease: protein MGNIILLLLPSLWETIIMVAISTIFSLILGFPLGILLVITEKDGIWERITLNSILNGIVNIFRSFPFIILMIFIMPLTKLIVGKTIGTLATVVPLSIAAAPFVARIVESAFKEVDKGIIEAVSSMGASTFEIITKVLIPEAMPSLVLGITMTIINLIGYSAMAGAIGGGGLGDLAIRYGYHRYQTDVMIASVIVIIVLVQLIQLLGNKISYSIDKRK, encoded by the coding sequence ATGGGTAATATTATCCTTCTTTTACTTCCTTCCTTATGGGAGACTATTATAATGGTTGCAATATCTACAATATTTTCATTGATACTTGGATTCCCTCTGGGTATTTTATTAGTCATTACAGAAAAGGATGGAATATGGGAAAGAATAACCTTAAATTCTATTCTTAATGGAATAGTAAATATATTTCGTTCTTTCCCATTTATTATATTAATGATTTTTATAATGCCACTTACAAAATTAATAGTTGGTAAAACCATAGGAACCCTTGCCACTGTTGTACCACTATCTATTGCAGCAGCTCCTTTCGTAGCTAGGATTGTGGAAAGTGCATTTAAAGAAGTTGATAAAGGAATAATTGAAGCAGTTTCATCAATGGGTGCCTCTACATTTGAAATTATTACAAAAGTATTGATTCCAGAAGCTATGCCTTCATTAGTACTAGGAATTACTATGACCATAATAAATTTAATTGGATATTCTGCCATGGCAGGTGCTATAGGAGGAGGTGGACTAGGAGATTTAGCCATACGTTATGGATATCATAGATATCAAACAGATGTAATGATAGCTTCTGTAATAGTTATTATAGTATTAGTTCAATTAATACAGCTATTAGGTAATAAGATTTCGTATTCAATTGACAAAAGAAAATAA
- a CDS encoding methionine ABC transporter ATP-binding protein, whose translation MIEIKNLSKSFKGKTSNVEALKDINLIIYKGEIFGIIGLSGAGKSTLIRTINRLEEPTEGTIFIEDTDIIKLDKKKLRSTRKEIGMIFQHFNLLNSRTVFENIAFPLEISGYDKSSIEKRVNELLEVVELADKKDAYPSQLSGGQKQRVAIARALANNPKILLCDEATSALDPKTTKAILNLLKKIQQEFNLTVVLITHQMEVIKEICNRVAIIEDGKIIELNTVEEIFAKPKTSTAKAFISHIQRSSQSENIYPKISGSTVIKLSYLGDSAKKPIISNLIRKFEIDINILSGDIDELQTTSVGNLLVQITGENKEKEKAFDWLRSQNIDLEVIWNG comes from the coding sequence ATGATTGAAATTAAGAATTTAAGCAAGAGCTTTAAAGGCAAAACTTCTAATGTAGAAGCTTTAAAGGATATCAACCTAATAATATATAAAGGCGAAATTTTTGGAATCATAGGTCTTAGTGGTGCTGGAAAATCTACACTTATTCGGACTATTAATAGGCTTGAAGAACCAACAGAAGGTACAATATTTATCGAGGACACTGACATTATAAAACTAGATAAAAAGAAACTAAGAAGTACAAGAAAAGAAATTGGAATGATATTTCAACATTTTAACCTTCTAAATTCAAGAACAGTTTTTGAAAACATTGCATTCCCTTTGGAGATAAGTGGGTACGATAAAAGTTCTATAGAAAAAAGAGTAAATGAGCTGCTTGAAGTTGTAGAATTGGCTGATAAAAAAGATGCCTATCCATCTCAGCTAAGTGGTGGTCAAAAACAAAGAGTAGCTATAGCTCGTGCATTAGCAAATAATCCAAAGATACTTTTATGTGACGAAGCTACATCAGCACTTGATCCAAAAACTACTAAAGCAATACTTAATCTATTGAAAAAAATTCAACAGGAGTTTAACTTAACAGTAGTGCTTATAACTCATCAAATGGAGGTTATTAAAGAGATATGTAATAGGGTTGCCATAATAGAAGATGGTAAAATCATAGAACTAAATACTGTAGAAGAAATATTTGCAAAGCCTAAGACCAGCACTGCCAAAGCTTTTATCTCGCATATTCAAAGAAGCAGTCAGTCAGAGAATATATATCCTAAGATTTCTGGCTCTACAGTAATTAAATTAAGCTATCTAGGAGATTCTGCTAAAAAACCAATTATATCTAATCTAATTAGAAAATTTGAAATAGACATAAATATATTGTCAGGAGATATAGATGAGCTTCAGACGACTAGCGTAGGTAATCTTTTAGTTCAAATAACTGGTGAAAACAAGGAAAAAGAAAAAGCATTTGATTGGCTTAGAAGTCAAAATATAGACCTAGAGGTGATATGGAATGGGTAA